From the Cucumis sativus cultivar 9930 chromosome 5, Cucumber_9930_V3, whole genome shotgun sequence genome, the window tgtaatattgaattattttaagtattttgtttgaatttaattacttctttttcaaGTTCAACATAACTGCCAGAGCAAGAAATGGGATGATTTCTTTTACAACAAGTCTCTAATGGTCATATCTTTTGTTTGTACATGTTTTCTCAACTTGATGTTAACTATGCTCTTCGACACTAATTTAGGGCCGGATAGAAGGATTTTCTTGCCAGATGGTTTGTTGGACCGATCCGAGATCCCCGAGTACTTGAACGGAGAAGTCCCCGGCGAGTAcggttcaatttttttttatcctccTCATCATTGTAGTTCTATGTTTAGGCTCCAATGGAAATTGAACTCTAACACATtgttttatttggtttgttACAGCTATGGTTATGACCCCTTTGGACTCAGCAAGAAGCCCGAAGACTTCACCAAGTAAGTAAATCTTTATTAATCTACAAAACGAAGAGTAATTTGTTCAATTGTTATATGAAGGCTTAGTGAAAAAATGGTgctttttgtgtttttggcATGCAGATACCAAGCATTTGAATTGATTCATGCAAGATGGGCTATGCTTGGAGCTGCTGGTTTCATCATCCCTGAGGCCTTCAACAAATTCGGCGCTAACTGTGGCCCCGAAGCTGTCTGGTTCAAGGTCGATTTTCATCTCTATTTAGACTCCGATTGATAATGATAGTTGATTCTCATCTCATGAAAACTCGTTTAATAGTTTAGTGtcttttcaaacaaacaaataaatatagaaatgaGAATCTGTTTGGGATAATAATctaacttatttttgtttttagaattcgACTAGAAAAGGGAGATGACGAACAAAATGTATATAAGAAATTAACTTAAACCtaaagaaaacgaaaaataGTTATCATACATCTGATTTGGATGTGAACTATTGGCCTATACAGACCGGAGCTCTACTTCTTGATGGAAACACATTGAATTACTTTGGAAACAACATTCCCATCAACCTCATCGTCGCCGTCATTGCTGAGGTTGTTCTTGTTGGTGGCGCTGAATACTACAGAATCATCAACGGCTTGGTACGTCATACATTCTATAATTACTTTACATGATATCAGATCAAGAGATTCTTCTATTCATACTCTTCTAACGATATTTTCTTGGACGTTAATATTGTAGAACTTTGAGGACAAGCTTCACCCAGGAGGGCCATTCGACCCATTGGGGTTAGCAGACGACCCAGACCAGGCAGCAATCTTGAAGGTGAAAGAGATCAAGAATGGAAGATTGGCAATGTTTGCAATGCTAGGGTTTTACTTCCAAGCATATGTGACAGGAGAAGGGCCAGTGGAGAATTTGGCAAAGCATTTGAGTGATCCTTTTGGAAACAATCTGCTCACAGTCATTTCAGGGAATGCTGAAAGAGTTCCAACTCTTTAAatcaatgaatgaatgaatcaATCAATgcattcattttaaaacccACAACCCAATCACAAGTTTGTGTATTGAAGGATGAAAAATTCTTGAATGCTTTTGTAAATTGGTATTGAGACTATTTTGTAGCCCCTGACTACTCAACTCTTGCATTTAAAAGAGATATGAAAAAAGGAGTTAAGATCAAATTTTTCTATCAATTATTGTGACTTGAGTATAGTATCTATCCACACTGATTACCAGCATAAAGTTTGTGCTCTTGGATTGGATTAACCAGTAATATCTTTACACAAACTTTTGAGTCGATAGCTAATGATTTGTCTAAGTGAACTAAAGTTTCATTCAAATCCAACTTAATCCATAACTTTAGGTTGAGTTAGGTATATCTTGTCTAAAACATATTTCTAAAGTATCATAACAATCAGAGAGTTTTAAATCAACCAAATTCTAAGTTATGGAACTCGAGAATCgatttgaatattaattagGTTTTCTTGTAATCCAACTTGAAAAACTCGAAATTGTAATTAATCTCACATAAAAACTTAGTGAACGAGCTCCTTTTGAGCTAACCACAtactaaaataagaaataaaaaggacTAATTTGATCATCACAAACAcacatgttttctttctttcactcCTAAtagttgttttcaaaattaggatCTACATTTTCAAGGACTCTTTTTTTGTGTATTAAAACCTTAAACATATAAACTCTCACTCAACTACTAATGTGCAATCTagttaaaacatttttctcattattcGATCTTTATTTCATTAGTGACTTAAGCATGTGCAAAAATACTAACACTTGCATACTCTTTATTTTCGTCTCGGGTTGTCCTATAGGTTAGCCACTATACTTTAGCAATTTATCTTTATCTCCATATTTAGTCATGTAAACTTATGGTTTGATTGGTAACCTTATAACTTTATGATCGATCTAATAAGTCGACCTTCATATTcatctaaataaatatatggcTTGATGACCACCTTTTTAAATTGCTATCCGTACTTAACTAAataagtattatttttttcactcaacccaaaactatttaaaaagagagaaaaaatccCAACTTACAAGATAAGGTACGAGTAGATGAACCAATTCCAAGTGGCAGTCCATTAGAGTTATGAACATGAGGTTGATAATTGATATGGCCGTTGGTTTTCCTCTAGGAGAACCCCAAAAAGTAAGGGAAATCAAAAGGTGGGATCTTGGGAATTGGGATGGCTTCTGCTGTGGACGGCTTCttattactaaatttaaaGCCACAATCTCTCCTCACCAAACCTACAAACGTTTCTTTGTACTTTGGGAAAAGGGCACCGTCTCTTCAAATTCGAGCAGATTCCATGGCTACTGAGAGGCTGGGGATCAAAGTTGAGAAGAATCCATCTGAATCTAAGCTTACTGAACTCGGCGTTCGTCAATGGCCTAAGTATTTTGATTTCTCTATCTTGTTtcttgcttcttctttttttctctctatttaatTGTTGAATGCCTTTGTTTCTGCCCCCAATTTGTTGCTAGTGGTTGATATTAATGGCCCatgtagtttttctttttaatcattgAGCCTTGGTATGAACGATGTTAGCGATTTTGGAGTTGGGTTTCGATCTGTTTGAAGAGTTAATGAATGTTGATAAATAGATGGATGATGATATGCTGAAGGAGTTGTTGTTTTGATCTATGACCACTTCCAGCTTCTGGGTTGTAAGTTGTGCATATGTTCATTTCTCGTTCGGCTCTTAGATGGGTAGCTACGAACTAAGAACCACTGTGCGTTGGTTTAGTGGTCAAGAAGAgccattttaaataatgaacaGCATAGAGCTGATGGATTCAAAGCTGGGTTACTAGATACCATTTGGGGTTTGtttggtttaaattttgaagggtttaattttgaaaatgagttaTTTTGGAAATAAGGTAAAACGGCTGGAAACTGTTTTTGAAACACTTTCAAAGTTCATTAGTCAATTGGAATAGACCCTTAATGTATGatgagttttcttgacaacCATTTATAGTAAGGTTGCACAAACTAGCATTGGCAGTCACAAATATCAGAATCAATGGATTTAGAAAAAGGTTCTAACCCCAAgtttatagtttttgtttgagtAGGAATTAGTAAATATGCTAACAAAGTAGGTTTACTTAGTTGTAGGTTATAAGTTGTTGTACACACCACTCTTATAGTTGGTGTCCAAACATGGAGTGGATTATAATAACCAGTCTCTAACTttagaaagaatatatatcaaaGGGTATATTGTTAGAAAATGGATTAATTACCAAATTCATAAGTGATACCTTCTAGACCTGTGATTTTTGTTTgcatattaaaatatatgaatagtattttaaattatgtaacAGAAACTTGAAAACCTGAGATGGAGAGGTACTTAGGTTTCTCATAGAAGCATACATGAATGAATATTTGGTTGGTTTTGTTGTGAAATTTTGAGTGAAAATTGAATGTCAAACTGAAACTGGGAAATCCAATAGGTGGGGTTGTGGACCAAGCAAATTCCCATGGACATATTCAGACAAAGAGACATGCTATCTGCTAGAAGGAAAGGTAAAAGTTACTCCTGCTGGATCAAATGAATCTGTTGAGATTGGCGCTGGGGATTTGGTTGTGTTTCCAAAAGGAATGAGCTGCACTTGGGATGTCTCTGTTGCTGTGGATAAGCACTATAAGTTTGAATAGAACTTGTGGTGTGTATGAACTAATGCCTTTTTGAATGTTGATGAACTCTTCTTCCATGACTGCTTTTCTTGTTGAACCAGATTTCTAGGTTCTATTATTGAATTGCTTCTGGAACAAACTGAGCTAATATGATGAATCTAATATCACGTTTGAGATTGCTGGTTGTTGAGATTTTAATGCTCTAATTAGAATCTAAGTTTTCTCTTGAATGTTATGAAACTCTATGATTTGAATCAGTAACGTTTTGCTTATAAACAAGAAGATTCAAATAACACTCAAATCTTAAAAAGTTCCAAAACCAATTCGAAATTAATCATTGTGAAGTGAAAAATTGAATTGCCTTGATCAAATATCTCGAAGAATGGAACATTGCTCCGAAACATCCACAAGCAAGATTGATCATTGCTTTGATTTCTCAAATATCTTGAAGAATGGAACATCATTGCTCCGAAACATTCACGAGCAAGATTGATCATTGctttgaattcttctttcGTCTTAGCTTTCttctttgaagttttttttttttttttttgatcttattatatatttgaaaacctAACCTAATTCAACCTATCTTACTTTCAACGTTTAAGTAATGGTGTCGAAGCAAATACATAACATCAAATCTCAAATCTCAATGACTAACTTTGTAATTCaatcaaaaattaattaaaagacaTCTCagctatttctttttcattttacacATTATTTCGACATTGATGACGTGTTAGCCTAAATGAtgaatgcatttttttttcctttgatctTCCCTAATACAATGACCTTAACCTGAGCTATGTTGGTGTTacaatgaaataattacaccATATATTAtgaatgtatttatttttttcccacaagaaaaagaaaaacataaaccaaaaaagggaaaaatgtATTTCATGAGAATCAAAGTGGTTATCTTGACGGTTTCTATATACTCATGGCTCTTGATGACAGTTCTGTCTCGCCTTCTTGCAACTCAACCACCTCCAAATTTTCCTACAAACAAAGGCCAAGTTCCATAAATGTCATTTAAAGCCAAAAATAAGTGCATATACAGcacaaagataaaataaatgaatgtaTAGCACAAAAATTGTCTCAATTAAGTTTCATAAGATGCTACAACGaacaaattttcaactatTCTAAACCCCAAGAGGCTATTTGACTTCAGTTTATAGCAAATCATTTGGCCtctaaaaatgaaatccaTATCTGAAAAGAATGGTACCTGTGATTCTTTCAACTTGGTTTCAGCTAGATAGCGTTCCAATGCTCCATCCCCACGAAGGATTTTCCCTCCGCATCCTCTCGAGTTTAGAGGGCCAACGGACTCTTCATCAACGACAACGGCGTCTACTCTTTCGATTCCAGTCTTAACATCAGGAATCTAAatatttgagaataaaaataagttaatcTCATTAATGAACATTTAAAGATCTCATTGATATATTGAGATGGATACTTTTTTAGTCTCAATACCTCATACATCGCTTCTGTAAGAATGCTTTCCAGTATGGCTCGTAAGCCTCTGGCACCAGTATTCTTGGCAATTGCTTTCTTGGCAATCATTCTTAGTGCTTTTTCTGTGTAATGTAGCTTTACCTAATGGTGGATCGATTATCAGCAGGTTTGTAAAGGGAAAACGTAGAAATCGGTTGCATGCGAAAGTAAATACTCACTTTATTCATGCCAAACAACTTCTTGTACTGCTTACCAAGAGCGTTCTTTGGTTCAGTGAGGACCTGTTAACAACAGCAGGTCAAAAATGCCAAAGAGAATCAACTGAATCCATAACtaaatattgaagttttttgATGTAGTAGTTGGAATCACTAATAAAATTCTTCTTTTCAGATGTAATGTTAGTTTAGatgaacaataaaaataaataaacaacgaATCGATACCTGGACAAGCTGGTCCTCAGTTAAGGCTAATAAACTAACAAGAATTGGAAAACGGCCTATAAACTCTGGTATGAGACCATATGCTATAAGATCAGAACTCTCGACCTGGAAAGCACCAAATAGAACGTTTAGATGAACTTCAAAGGGATTCTTTCTGACCATTTCGTTAAAGGGGATACAAATCATCATGCGGAAAATAAGTAATATGCATTGATTATAAATGTAAAACATGGAACAAATAAATCAATGCAAAGTTTTAATGCCAAAGGCCAACAAATCCAAAGGGATTTCGTTCTCACAGATTCCAGTAATGATGATGTAACCGCCGCGCTTGTTGCCCCACCAATTCTCATGTTAGCACGAACAGGTGCTCCGAAACCAATAGAAGAATCTTGTCGTCTGATCAAtaacacaaactattttagtACTGAAAAAGCATCTTGAACACTGAAAAGGGATGAGAATTAGTggcaaaaaatattaaaaaaaacctacCTATCAGAGATTGTCTTTTCTAGATCTACGAATGCTCCACcacatataaacaaaatatcttTTGTATCTATCTgcagattttttttcaactcgGTTAATACTTAAGAGATGATATCTCGAAAACAAAAGCCAGCATTGAACCCCAGAAAGGAATTACATGcaccaaaagtttaaaaggttTAAAGGTGGGCAAAAAGTTCATGAAAATATATCTGGAAAAAAGTAATCCCCATCCgcaagaaaatataaatacagcAGAAAGTGAATGGACCTAGCTGTGCAATCCTAAAAGAACTGTCGTTTATCCTATATGTAAAATTACATGTTgagggaaaaatgaaaaaagccCCAAACAAAGAAACTATAATTCAACTCTGAATTTCTTTAATGAATGTTTTCGACCagattttttctatttatgatATGGACTTCCAACATTTATCTAAGCTCTTGTCTCAATTACAATAAAGAGCAGTAAATCCAAATGTCAAAAAGAGATAGATTGAAGTCTTGTTTATCATGGTCCCAACATTTTAACCATGGCCAACCAGAAGGCATCTCTTCCAAATACTCTTTTCTGAGGGATTTTCAAACTGACAAACTTACGTTGAGGTTTTGCCTTTTCGATAGCTTACGCATGCCCACTCAGATTTAATGATCGACTTAAACATTCACCTACACTCAAA encodes:
- the LOC101218137 gene encoding chlorophyll a-b binding protein CP26, chloroplastic, with the protein product MASLAASTAAASLGVSEMLRNPLSFSSRSAPSPSTPATFKTVALFGKKPAAPAKPKPSAASPVNDELAKWYGPDRRIFLPDGLLDRSEIPEYLNGEVPGDYGYDPFGLSKKPEDFTKYQAFELIHARWAMLGAAGFIIPEAFNKFGANCGPEAVWFKTGALLLDGNTLNYFGNNIPINLIVAVIAEVVLVGGAEYYRIINGLNFEDKLHPGGPFDPLGLADDPDQAAILKVKEIKNGRLAMFAMLGFYFQAYVTGEGPVENLAKHLSDPFGNNLLTVISGNAERVPTL
- the LOC101218376 gene encoding uncharacterized protein LOC101218376; translated protein: MASAVDGFLLLNLKPQSLLTKPTNVSLYFGKRAPSLQIRADSMATERLGIKVEKNPSESKLTELGVRQWPKWGCGPSKFPWTYSDKETCYLLEGKVKVTPAGSNESVEIGAGDLVVFPKGMSCTWDVSVAVDKHYKFE